The Azospirillum brasilense genome window below encodes:
- a CDS encoding DUF3126 family protein produces the protein MPPAKPTVAKMTETEIARVQSYLRKTLGNDKIIIQPPEKAGQSAEVMLGDEFVGTLHRDVDEGEVSYALHVVILEEDLPAAPTARR, from the coding sequence ATGCCGCCCGCCAAGCCGACGGTCGCCAAGATGACCGAAACCGAAATCGCCCGTGTGCAGAGCTATCTGCGCAAGACGCTCGGCAACGACAAGATCATCATCCAGCCGCCCGAGAAGGCCGGCCAGTCCGCAGAAGTCATGCTGGGCGACGAGTTCGTCGGCACCCTGCACCGCGACGTGGACGAGGGTGAGGTCTCCTACGCCCTGCACGTCGTCATCCTGGAAGAAGACCTGCCGGCAGCCCCTACGGCCCGTC